TAATATAATCCTATTGATGATCCTAAATTATCTCCATCTGGACTATAATGGGAAGTAATAATAAAATTATTACTTCCCATTATAGCATTTATTATTTTATTCATTTACATCATCTTCTTTTTTTGAGTTGACATCTTTGATTAAGCTAGACATATAAACTCCTTTTTCAATAGAGTCATCAAGTCTAAATATCATCTCAGGAGTATATCTTAGTTTAACTTGTTTTCCTATTTCTTTTCTAACAAATCCACTGGCACTTTTTAATCCTTTTAGGGTTTCATCTTTATCTCCTGTAAGTACGCTAATATATATATACGCATACTTTAAGTCAGAAGTTACATTAACATCTGTAATGCTTACTAGAGAAGATATTCTAGGATCTTTTAGATCTTCTAAAAGCAATCTACTTATAACCTTTTTTATTTCTTCTCCTATTCTTCTTGTTCTAGAATATGATGCCATAGTATCTACAACCCTTCTATCTGTTTTCTTTTTCTTTCATTACAAAGGCTTCTATTACATCGCCTTCTTTTAAATCATTAAAGTTATTTAAAGCAAATCCACATTCATAGCCTTTAGCTACTTCTTTAGCGTCGTCTTTAAATCTCTTTAAAGAGCTAAGTTCACCTTCATGTATAACTATACCATCTCTAACTAGTCTTACTTGGGCATTTCTTGCTAGTTTTCCATGAGTTACATATGCTCCAGCTATAGTTCCAACTCCAGATACTTTAAATGTAGCTCTAATTTCTGCTTTTCCTAATTCTTCTTCTACAAACTCAGGATCAAGCATACCCTTCATTGCAGATTGTATATCTTCTATAGCCTTGTATATTACTCTATATGATCTCATATCAACTTTTTCTTTTTCAGCTACATCTGATGCTGCTCCAACTGGTCTTACATTAAATCCTATTATTATAGCATTAGATGCACTAGCAAGCATTACATCAGACTCAGTTATAGCTCCAACAGCTCCATGAATCGCTCTTACAGTTACCTCTTCATTGCTTAATTTTTCTAAAGACTGTTTTACAGCTTGAACTGAACCTTGAACATCTGCCTTTATTATTATATTAAGCTCTTTCATATCACCTTGTTCCATTTGCTTGAATAAATCATCTAATGAAACTTTTTGACTAGCCTTCATTTGTTGTGCTCTAACTCTATCTTTTCTCTTTTCTGCTATAGTTCTAGCCATTTTATCATTTGCAACTACTACAAATTGATCTCCTGCTTGTGGAACTTCAGAAAGTCCAAGTATTTCAACTGGTATAGATGGAGCTGCTTGTTTTACTCTTTTTCCTAAATCATTTACCATTGCTCTTACTTTACCATAAGCACAACCAACAACAACTGCATCTCCAACTTTTAATGTTCCATTTTGAACAAGTACAGTAGCTACTGGACCTCTTCCTTTATCAAGTTGTGCTTCTACAACAGTTCCTACTGCTTTTCTGTTAGGATTAGCTTTTAACTCTTCCATTTCAGAAACTAATAAAATCATTTCTAGTAATGTATCTATATTTTCGTTTTTAAGAGCTGAAACAGGAACTGATATTACATCTCCTCCCCAGTCCTCAACTAAAAGTCCATGTTCTGTCAATTCTTGCTTTACTCTATCTTGATTTGCTCCAACCTTGTCTATCTTGTTTATAGCTATTATTATAGGTACCTCTGCTGCTTTTGCATGGTTGATAGCTTCTATTGTTTGAGGCATTATACCATCATCTGCTGCAACTACAAGTATAGCTACATCTGTAACTTGTGCTCCTCTTGCTCTCATAGATGTGAACGCTTCATGTCCAGGAGTATCTAAGAATACTATTTTCTTACTATCAACTTCGACTTCATAAGCTCCTATATGTTGAGTTATTCCACCAGCTTCTTTATCTGTTACCTTACTATTTCTAATAGCATCAAGTAATGACGTTTTACCGTGATCAACATGTCCCATAACAGTTACGATAGGAGGTCTTGGTTTTAAGTCTTCTGGTCTATCTTCTTCTATTTCTATATCGTTCTCTTCTTCTAATTCCTCTTCTTGTACAGCTTTAAATCCATAATCCATAGCTATACATCCTGCTGTATCAAAATCTATTTCTTGATTTATACTTGCCATTATTCCTAATTTTATAAGTTTAGTTATAATTTCTGTAGGGCTTTTTTCTACTAATTGAGATAAATTTTGAACTGTTATTTTATCTCCTATTTTAATTTCAGTCATATTATCCTCTTCGCTACTTACAGCTTCTTCGCTTGAAAGTTCCATTACTAATTCTGCTTCTTCATCAGTTAAAGTACTCATATGATTGGCTACATTTATGTCTAATGATTCTAATTTTTCCATAATTTCTTTAGTTGACATTCCTAATTTTTGTGCGATTTCATAAACTCTTGTCTTTGACAAAAGCTTCACCCCCTACTAATTTCTTTTATTTTCATTGCAAATTGCTCGCTTTTTATACCTATTACTGCTCTATTGCTTTTTCCTATACTTCTTCCTAGCTCTTCTTTCGTAAAATCTATTATATAAGGTACATCTCTATATTCAGATTTATCTCTAAAAAGCTTTTTTGTGTTTTCCGATGCATCAGCTGCTATTATAATTAATTTTATTGTTCCTTTTTTAAGCTCAGATAATGTAGTATCGTCTCCAGAAACCAAGTTCCCGCTTCTTAAAACAATACCCAATAACGAAAGAATTTTATTGTTCATATTTTTCTATTTCCTCCGATAAACTATCATAGACTTCTTTTGGTATTTCTAGTTTAAAGGCTCTATTTAATGCCTTAGTATTTATAGCTTTTTCTAAGCATTCTTTACTAGCACAAATATAAGCTCCCCTACCATTAGCTTTACCTGTATTGTCTATAAATATTTCTCCGTCTTTATTTTTTACTATTCTTATCAATGTTTTT
The window above is part of the Tepidibacter aestuarii genome. Proteins encoded here:
- the infB gene encoding translation initiation factor IF-2, producing the protein MSKTRVYEIAQKLGMSTKEIMEKLESLDINVANHMSTLTDEEAELVMELSSEEAVSSEEDNMTEIKIGDKITVQNLSQLVEKSPTEIITKLIKLGIMASINQEIDFDTAGCIAMDYGFKAVQEEELEEENDIEIEEDRPEDLKPRPPIVTVMGHVDHGKTSLLDAIRNSKVTDKEAGGITQHIGAYEVEVDSKKIVFLDTPGHEAFTSMRARGAQVTDVAILVVAADDGIMPQTIEAINHAKAAEVPIIIAINKIDKVGANQDRVKQELTEHGLLVEDWGGDVISVPVSALKNENIDTLLEMILLVSEMEELKANPNRKAVGTVVEAQLDKGRGPVATVLVQNGTLKVGDAVVVGCAYGKVRAMVNDLGKRVKQAAPSIPVEILGLSEVPQAGDQFVVVANDKMARTIAEKRKDRVRAQQMKASQKVSLDDLFKQMEQGDMKELNIIIKADVQGSVQAVKQSLEKLSNEEVTVRAIHGAVGAITESDVMLASASNAIIIGFNVRPVGAASDVAEKEKVDMRSYRVIYKAIEDIQSAMKGMLDPEFVEEELGKAEIRATFKVSGVGTIAGAYVTHGKLARNAQVRLVRDGIVIHEGELSSLKRFKDDAKEVAKGYECGFALNNFNDLKEGDVIEAFVMKEKENR
- a CDS encoding L7Ae/L30e/S12e/Gadd45 family ribosomal protein, whose amino-acid sequence is MNNKILSLLGIVLRSGNLVSGDDTTLSELKKGTIKLIIIAADASENTKKLFRDKSEYRDVPYIIDFTKEELGRSIGKSNRAVIGIKSEQFAMKIKEISRG
- the rnpM gene encoding RNase P modulator RnpM, producing MSQKKIPQRKCISCQDRNSKKTLIRIVKNKDGEIFIDNTGKANGRGAYICASKECLEKAINTKALNRAFKLEIPKEVYDSLSEEIEKYEQ
- the rbfA gene encoding 30S ribosome-binding factor RbfA, which encodes MASYSRTRRIGEEIKKVISRLLLEDLKDPRISSLVSITDVNVTSDLKYAYIYISVLTGDKDETLKGLKSASGFVRKEIGKQVKLRYTPEMIFRLDDSIEKGVYMSSLIKDVNSKKEDDVNE